From Nguyenibacter vanlangensis, one genomic window encodes:
- a CDS encoding amino acid ABC transporter ATP-binding protein, which yields MAREPLMIDIVNLSKRFGRREVLRDISLGVPKGNVLALIGPSGSGKSTLLRCVNLLEAPDSGSVTIDNHTMRFGATASRHRTGAMAAFRAEAGMVFQSFNLFPHLTVLENVMSGPRFVRGRSRDAAERIARPLLERMGMESFADTMPERLSGGQKQRVAIARALAMEPKVMLFDEATSALDPQRVAEILSVMRDLAQAGMTQIVVTHEMSYARDVADTVVFMADGYIVESGPARQVIEDPREERTRTFLKHFHMGKA from the coding sequence ATGGCTAGGGAACCGCTGATGATCGACATCGTGAACCTGTCCAAGCGCTTCGGCAGGCGCGAGGTGCTCAGGGACATCTCGCTGGGGGTGCCGAAGGGCAATGTGCTTGCCCTGATCGGCCCCAGCGGATCGGGAAAATCCACCTTGCTCCGTTGCGTCAATCTTCTGGAAGCCCCCGATTCCGGGTCGGTCACGATCGACAACCATACGATGCGGTTCGGCGCCACGGCATCGCGCCACCGTACGGGGGCCATGGCGGCGTTCCGTGCCGAAGCCGGAATGGTTTTTCAGTCCTTCAACCTGTTTCCGCACCTGACGGTCCTGGAAAACGTGATGTCCGGCCCGCGTTTCGTGCGGGGCCGGTCGCGCGACGCGGCCGAGCGGATCGCCCGCCCGCTGCTGGAACGCATGGGAATGGAAAGTTTCGCCGACACCATGCCCGAACGTCTTTCCGGCGGCCAGAAGCAGCGCGTGGCGATTGCCCGCGCCCTGGCGATGGAACCGAAGGTCATGCTGTTCGACGAGGCGACATCCGCGCTCGACCCGCAGCGGGTGGCCGAGATCCTGAGCGTGATGCGCGACCTGGCGCAGGCGGGCATGACCCAGATCGTGGTCACGCATGAAATGTCCTATGCGCGGGACGTGGCCGATACCGTCGTCTTCATGGCGGACGGATACATCGTGGAATCGGGCCCGGCGCGGCAGGTCATCGAAGACCCGCGGGAAGAACGGACCCGGACGTTCCTGAAACATTTCCACATGGGAAAAGCCTGA
- a CDS encoding FAD-dependent oxidoreductase, whose protein sequence is MSSPPASSPPAQGARLVVIGAGAVGVTIALHLRRLGHDVTLLSSDAPGSENATSYGNAGWLSPGSVVPISMPGMWKKVPGYLLDAQGPLRLRPSSLPHIWLWLLRFVACGATRARARAIASALRPFLAGAADRHAALAAEAGVPELIQRKGLLIVYPDEAAYRADAFGWQLRRENGVRWNTLDRAALEAVCPGLSPRYGFAAQLPDGAHCADPGGYVAALATLARAQGVHFADGHVDGFVLEAGQVRGVRSSGRVVACDSIIVAAGMGARALGSMLGDSVPLVSERGYHVQVPGLAEEPPLPVMMSDLKFGITPMTGGMRAAGQVEFAPEGAPPDWRRARILLDCLRDGLPLVKIGGFSTVGHWMGNRPSTPDCLPVIGPSPSTRGVFYATGHGHLGLVSAPWTAELIGRMIGGDTVPEAAPYDPARFLRFRL, encoded by the coding sequence ATGTCTTCTCCGCCGGCCTCTTCTCCGCCGGCGCAGGGTGCCCGGCTCGTCGTCATCGGCGCGGGGGCCGTTGGCGTGACGATTGCGCTGCACCTGCGGCGCCTGGGGCATGACGTCACCCTTCTGTCCTCCGATGCGCCCGGATCGGAAAATGCGACGAGCTACGGCAATGCCGGGTGGCTGAGTCCGGGGTCCGTCGTACCGATTTCCATGCCCGGCATGTGGAAGAAGGTACCAGGCTATCTGCTGGATGCCCAGGGTCCGCTGCGCCTGCGTCCGTCATCCCTGCCGCATATCTGGCTGTGGCTGCTGCGCTTCGTCGCCTGTGGCGCCACCCGCGCCCGTGCCCGCGCCATCGCGTCGGCGCTGCGGCCGTTCCTGGCCGGCGCGGCGGACCGGCATGCCGCCCTGGCGGCGGAAGCGGGCGTTCCCGAACTGATCCAGCGCAAGGGGCTGCTGATCGTCTATCCGGATGAAGCTGCCTATAGGGCCGACGCCTTCGGCTGGCAGCTCCGGCGCGAAAACGGCGTACGGTGGAATACGCTCGACCGCGCGGCGCTGGAAGCGGTCTGCCCGGGCCTGAGCCCCCGCTACGGCTTTGCGGCACAACTGCCCGATGGCGCCCATTGCGCCGATCCCGGGGGCTATGTGGCGGCCCTGGCCACGCTGGCACGCGCGCAGGGCGTGCACTTTGCCGACGGCCATGTCGATGGCTTCGTGCTGGAGGCCGGGCAGGTGCGCGGTGTCCGTTCGTCGGGCCGGGTCGTGGCCTGCGACAGCATCATCGTCGCCGCCGGGATGGGCGCGCGCGCGCTGGGCAGCATGCTGGGAGATTCCGTGCCGCTGGTGAGCGAGCGCGGCTATCATGTCCAGGTCCCCGGCCTGGCGGAGGAACCGCCCCTGCCCGTCATGATGTCGGACCTCAAATTCGGCATCACCCCGATGACAGGCGGCATGCGTGCCGCCGGACAGGTGGAATTCGCGCCTGAGGGGGCACCGCCGGACTGGCGGCGGGCCCGTATCCTGCTCGATTGCCTGCGCGACGGCCTGCCCCTCGTGAAGATCGGCGGCTTCTCCACGGTCGGGCACTGGATGGGCAACCGGCCGTCGACACCGGACTGCCTGCCTGTCATCGGCCCTTCGCCCTCGACGCGGGGCGTGTTCTACGCCACGGGCCATGGGCATCTGGGGCTGGTCAGCGCGCCTTGGACCGCGGAACTGATCGGGCGGATGATCGGCGGCGATACCGTCCCCGAGGCCGCGCCCTACGACCCCGCCCGGTTCCTCCGCTTCCGTCTCTGA
- a CDS encoding MFS transporter — translation MSVIATEAPAHESPAAIRRGALAAILLSVLLAVLDYAVANIALPTIATDLHASASVSIWVVNAYQLVNCMLLLPLAAFAERIGAKKICLSGLAVLMAGSLLCALSHHIATLAFARGMQGAGGAAIMAVNTALIRMVCPPARLGQCLALNALTTALSVALGPSVAAAVLYCTGSWRWLFLFNLPAGALVFALCKVRLPATPPLRRMIDPLSVVLNMAAFCLILTGSDFLARNAWASGGTILVLLGAVAGALLLARQRGHAAPLLPVDLLARPAFSIGVMTCFLGYTAANFFMISIPFSLTGLFGRSPVTTGLLITAWPGAMVLTGPLVARLADRIPAGTLSSLGLAVNGFGFLMVRMTPPDAGNFDIMWRFALAGTGFAMFVSPNNRAILLAAPHDRSASASGMIALSRIMGQTCGATLVAMIMARVANRPTLLCLDYAAAVAWTAALLSLSRKMKRRLPCSFPAA, via the coding sequence ATGAGCGTGATCGCGACCGAAGCACCGGCGCACGAGAGCCCTGCCGCCATCCGGCGGGGCGCGCTGGCGGCGATCCTGCTCTCGGTCCTGCTGGCGGTTCTCGATTACGCGGTCGCCAATATCGCCCTTCCGACGATCGCGACGGATCTGCACGCGTCCGCCTCGGTCTCGATCTGGGTCGTCAATGCCTATCAGCTCGTCAACTGCATGCTGCTTCTGCCGCTTGCCGCCTTCGCCGAACGCATCGGCGCGAAGAAAATCTGTCTGAGCGGGCTGGCGGTACTCATGGCGGGCTCGCTGCTCTGCGCCCTTTCGCACCATATCGCGACCCTCGCTTTCGCACGCGGCATGCAGGGGGCGGGTGGCGCCGCGATCATGGCGGTCAATACCGCGCTCATCCGGATGGTCTGCCCCCCTGCCCGTCTCGGCCAGTGTCTCGCGCTCAACGCGCTGACCACGGCGCTGAGCGTGGCGCTGGGCCCGTCCGTCGCGGCGGCGGTCCTCTATTGCACCGGTTCGTGGCGCTGGCTGTTCCTGTTCAACCTGCCGGCCGGCGCGCTGGTGTTCGCTTTGTGCAAGGTCCGCCTGCCCGCCACGCCGCCGCTCCGGCGCATGATCGACCCGCTGTCGGTCGTCCTGAACATGGCAGCCTTCTGCCTCATCCTGACCGGCAGCGATTTTCTGGCCCGCAACGCGTGGGCATCGGGCGGGACGATACTCGTCCTGCTGGGGGCGGTGGCAGGGGCCTTGCTGCTGGCGCGCCAAAGAGGGCACGCCGCTCCCCTGCTGCCGGTCGACCTGCTTGCGCGCCCCGCCTTTTCCATCGGCGTGATGACCTGTTTCCTGGGCTATACGGCGGCGAATTTCTTCATGATCTCGATCCCGTTCTCCCTGACCGGCCTGTTCGGCCGCTCGCCGGTCACGACGGGACTGCTGATCACGGCCTGGCCCGGGGCGATGGTTCTGACCGGGCCGCTCGTCGCCCGGCTTGCGGATCGGATCCCGGCGGGAACGCTGTCTTCGCTGGGGCTTGCGGTCAATGGCTTCGGTTTCCTGATGGTCAGGATGACGCCTCCCGATGCCGGGAATTTCGACATCATGTGGCGCTTCGCGCTGGCGGGCACGGGGTTCGCCATGTTCGTCTCGCCCAACAACCGCGCGATCCTGCTGGCCGCGCCACATGACCGCAGCGCAAGCGCCAGCGGCATGATCGCGCTCTCGCGCATCATGGGACAGACCTGCGGCGCGACGCTGGTGGCCATGATCATGGCCCGGGTGGCGAACCGGCCGACGCTGTTATGCCTGGATTACGCGGCTGCCGTCGCCTGGACGGCAGCCCTGCTGAGCCTGAGCCGCAAGATGAAAAGGAGGTTGCCATGCTCCTTCCCCGCCGCCTGA
- a CDS encoding LysR substrate-binding domain-containing protein, whose translation MLLPRRLMPSVPELVAFEAAARHQNFSAAAEELSLTQGAISKQIRNMEMTLGVSLFDRRRKRLVMTRQAKSILPSVISILEQIAGTTYRVLSAGDGENTLNLHMFSTFSSRWLIPRLPRLIRQYPQIKVNITTVFEPFSFDGSDCDIAVHYGAPVWPDGQLHHLFDETIVPVCSPAFRDATKLETAEDLARVSLIQLTTRPALWDFWFAQVNVTGAASFKGHVFDQFNATIEAAIAGFGVALVPTIFVERELADGTLCVVSNETIRSRGAYYVVTPVEKAHDPAISAFIRWICAESAAYGGLGEAAPATLHFNGYEGTRN comes from the coding sequence ATGCTCCTTCCCCGCCGCCTGATGCCGTCGGTCCCCGAACTCGTCGCCTTCGAGGCCGCGGCCCGGCACCAGAATTTCAGCGCCGCCGCCGAGGAACTGAGCCTCACGCAGGGCGCGATCAGCAAGCAGATCCGCAACATGGAAATGACGCTGGGCGTGTCCCTGTTCGACAGGCGCCGCAAGCGTCTGGTCATGACGCGCCAGGCCAAGTCGATCCTGCCGTCCGTGATTTCGATCCTCGAGCAGATCGCCGGCACGACCTATCGCGTCCTGTCCGCGGGAGACGGCGAGAACACGCTGAACCTGCATATGTTCTCCACCTTTTCGTCCCGGTGGCTGATCCCCCGCCTGCCGCGGCTGATCAGGCAATATCCACAGATCAAGGTCAATATCACGACGGTCTTCGAACCGTTCAGCTTCGACGGGTCCGATTGCGATATCGCGGTGCATTATGGCGCGCCGGTCTGGCCGGACGGGCAGCTCCATCATCTGTTCGACGAAACGATCGTCCCGGTATGCAGCCCGGCCTTTCGCGACGCGACGAAACTGGAGACGGCCGAGGATCTTGCGCGGGTCAGCCTTATCCAACTGACCACCCGGCCCGCCTTGTGGGATTTCTGGTTCGCACAGGTGAACGTCACCGGTGCCGCATCATTCAAGGGGCATGTCTTCGACCAGTTCAACGCGACGATCGAGGCGGCGATTGCAGGCTTCGGCGTGGCCCTCGTCCCCACGATCTTCGTGGAACGCGAGCTTGCCGATGGCACGCTCTGCGTCGTCTCCAACGAGACGATCCGTTCACGCGGGGCCTATTACGTCGTGACTCCGGTCGAAAAAGCCCACGATCCCGCCATCTCCGCCTTTATCCGCTGGATCTGCGCGGAAAGCGCCGCTTATGGCGGCCTGGGCGAGGCCGCGCCGGCGACCCTGCATTTCAACGGATATGAAGGAACGAGGAATTGA
- a CDS encoding AbrB family transcriptional regulator has translation MSDVGSGSMAMCRLLPRWVVLVAGSMVLAELFRRAGLPASALLGPMICAIAAGVTGQELRFPGPIFPLALGVIGCLIATSLPLSVLASILDKGPVFFAGVLAVVLVSAAAGFALARTGVLPGTTALWGASPGAATAMTIMSASYGADMRLVAFMQYLRVIFVSGSAAAATRFFAAAPATPGPIPVSAAGGDAGAIAGTLLTVAVSSFLARKWRIPAGALMVPLVVSAALQDTGLLTIVLPGWVRVPAYAALGWGIGLRFTPGIVRHALRASPWVVLSTSLVIAASGAVAWLLVLCGQTDPLSAWLSCSPGGEDTIAIIASTTPGVDMSFVMAMQTVRFVLVLFTGPGLARWLGRWIPSASAPDSRPLFSKDNAA, from the coding sequence ATGTCTGACGTCGGTTCGGGCTCCATGGCCATGTGCAGGCTGCTGCCGCGCTGGGTGGTCCTGGTCGCGGGGTCGATGGTGCTGGCCGAGCTGTTTCGCCGTGCCGGCCTGCCGGCGTCGGCGCTGCTGGGCCCGATGATCTGTGCCATCGCTGCCGGTGTCACGGGGCAGGAATTGCGGTTTCCCGGCCCGATCTTTCCGCTGGCCCTGGGGGTGATCGGCTGCCTGATCGCCACCAGCCTGCCCTTGTCCGTTCTGGCCAGCATCCTCGACAAGGGGCCGGTCTTTTTCGCCGGGGTCCTGGCCGTCGTGCTGGTCAGCGCCGCCGCCGGCTTCGCCCTCGCGCGGACCGGGGTCCTGCCGGGGACGACGGCGTTATGGGGGGCGTCGCCGGGTGCCGCGACTGCGATGACGATCATGTCCGCCAGTTATGGCGCCGATATGCGGCTTGTCGCCTTCATGCAATATCTGCGGGTGATCTTCGTCTCGGGAAGTGCCGCGGCGGCCACGCGGTTTTTCGCTGCGGCTCCGGCGACGCCGGGGCCGATTCCGGTGTCCGCGGCCGGCGGAGACGCCGGCGCGATCGCCGGAACGCTTCTGACCGTTGCCGTGTCGTCGTTCCTTGCCCGGAAATGGCGTATTCCCGCCGGTGCGCTGATGGTACCGCTGGTCGTCAGCGCTGCGTTGCAGGATACGGGCCTGCTGACCATCGTCCTGCCCGGATGGGTCCGCGTTCCTGCCTATGCGGCGCTGGGATGGGGGATCGGCCTGCGCTTCACGCCCGGGATCGTTCGCCATGCCCTGCGCGCGTCGCCCTGGGTCGTGCTGTCGACGTCGCTGGTCATCGCGGCGTCGGGCGCGGTGGCGTGGCTGCTGGTCCTGTGCGGCCAGACGGACCCGCTCTCCGCCTGGTTGTCCTGTAGCCCGGGCGGCGAGGATACGATCGCCATCATCGCCTCCACCACGCCTGGGGTGGATATGTCTTTCGTGATGGCGATGCAGACGGTACGTTTCGTGCTGGTCCTGTTCACCGGGCCGGGCCTCGCGCGCTGGCTCGGCCGCTGGATTCCTTCTGCCTCCGCTCCCGACAGCCGCCCGCTCTTTTCGAAAGACAATGCCGCCTGA
- a CDS encoding TonB-dependent receptor, whose product MKRQALFSTALAVVFPAVIASEGFAATGTNTKSVRAAKGHAAAGSTPAPTAASVLAPVKVPAARHYASGDAEEQVIVTGTRDPHARARDSISPVVVISAAQLKSTGQADLRDALTTLIPSLTRQTVGTGTANTIDSINMRGLTSNQTLILVDGKRRHTTSTVYYAPGPQQGTTPVDIDMIPVSEIDHIEVLEDGAAAQYGSDAIAGVINVILTHRKHGIQMSANNGGYYKGDGFTSKDYIGAGFALPNDGFFNLGADFKFQDHAIRGGWDKRTNRYDNPIMSMPRAVQVVLGYNMEYNVENGLTLYSFSTFGHKVADALQNFRTGVDVPGATFPTLFPNGYVPIIQTDETDYGVTVGFKGKAFLGFDFDLSTTYGGNHNDVNIANTGSQSFLQTYGYTPTEFHQTAYTATQWTNNLDFRRSFDTGVLAGPLNFSIGAEYRYETYKIGAGDYDAYYISGAQGQHAIPPGLASTSSRDVTAGYIDVGTEFLKGWKADFAGRFEHYTDVGDTEIGKVSTRYDLNRYLAVRGTVSSGFRAPTLAEQNFSSLTESPTSASGVLGVHSPGARLLGARPLKPERSTSFSAGIILNPIPNMHVSLDAYQIDIRDRIVIGGVYGGAKAIQAMELSGLFFPSTSATATAQYETNGASTRTRGMDVTATYLTNLGRYGRINWDAAVNFNQTNVRSVGTDLNGNTLLNAQQRSFLTSYMPRNKLIFGGRWTWGKLDFSVHETRYGRTTSNNTYWNDVPASMVNSVTQFLRWVQTPRFQTDLAIGYQVTPRLHATLGANNVGNAYPRKLPYAVQYLGSEIYNMDVQQMGLFGGYYYMQLDLSL is encoded by the coding sequence ATGAAACGTCAGGCACTTTTCTCGACGGCTCTTGCCGTTGTATTTCCGGCCGTGATCGCGTCCGAGGGTTTTGCGGCGACCGGCACGAATACCAAGTCGGTGCGTGCGGCAAAGGGTCATGCCGCCGCTGGCTCGACGCCCGCGCCGACGGCAGCCTCTGTCCTGGCGCCAGTCAAGGTGCCTGCCGCGCGCCATTATGCCTCGGGAGATGCCGAGGAGCAGGTGATCGTGACAGGAACGCGCGATCCGCACGCGAGAGCGCGCGACAGTATCAGCCCTGTGGTCGTCATCTCGGCGGCGCAGCTCAAATCCACCGGGCAGGCCGACCTGCGCGATGCGCTGACCACGCTGATTCCGTCTCTGACCCGCCAGACCGTCGGTACGGGGACGGCCAATACGATTGACTCGATCAACATGCGCGGCCTGACGTCGAACCAGACGCTCATTCTGGTCGATGGCAAGCGCCGCCACACCACGTCGACGGTCTATTACGCGCCCGGTCCGCAACAGGGGACCACGCCGGTCGATATCGACATGATTCCGGTCTCGGAAATCGATCATATCGAGGTGCTGGAAGACGGTGCAGCCGCCCAGTACGGGTCGGACGCCATCGCGGGGGTCATCAACGTCATTCTGACGCACCGCAAGCATGGCATCCAGATGTCGGCCAATAATGGTGGATATTACAAGGGCGACGGTTTTACCTCGAAGGATTATATCGGGGCCGGATTCGCATTGCCGAACGACGGCTTCTTCAACCTGGGCGCGGACTTCAAGTTCCAGGATCATGCCATTCGTGGCGGATGGGACAAGCGGACGAACAGATACGATAACCCGATCATGAGCATGCCGCGTGCGGTCCAGGTCGTGCTCGGCTACAATATGGAATACAACGTCGAGAACGGCCTGACGCTTTATTCCTTCTCGACCTTCGGCCACAAGGTCGCCGACGCGCTGCAGAATTTCCGGACCGGCGTGGACGTGCCGGGGGCGACCTTCCCCACGCTCTTCCCCAACGGCTATGTCCCCATCATCCAGACCGACGAGACCGATTACGGTGTTACGGTCGGCTTCAAAGGGAAGGCGTTCCTGGGCTTCGATTTCGATCTGTCGACGACGTACGGCGGCAATCATAACGACGTGAACATCGCCAATACCGGCAGCCAGAGCTTTCTCCAGACCTACGGCTATACACCGACCGAATTCCACCAGACTGCCTATACGGCCACGCAATGGACGAACAATCTCGACTTCCGGCGCAGCTTCGATACGGGTGTTCTGGCGGGTCCGCTCAATTTCTCGATCGGTGCCGAATATCGGTACGAGACCTACAAGATCGGTGCCGGCGATTACGACGCCTATTATATATCGGGCGCCCAGGGCCAGCACGCGATTCCGCCGGGCCTCGCCAGCACGTCGAGCCGCGACGTGACGGCGGGGTATATCGATGTCGGGACGGAGTTCCTGAAGGGATGGAAAGCGGATTTTGCTGGACGGTTCGAACATTACACCGATGTCGGCGATACCGAGATCGGCAAGGTCTCGACCCGTTATGACCTGAACAGGTATCTTGCCGTTCGTGGCACCGTCAGCAGCGGTTTTCGCGCGCCGACCCTCGCCGAGCAGAACTTCTCCAGTCTGACGGAATCGCCGACATCGGCCTCCGGTGTCCTGGGCGTGCACTCGCCCGGCGCCAGGCTGCTGGGCGCCCGGCCGCTGAAGCCCGAACGCTCGACGAGCTTCAGCGCCGGCATCATCCTCAATCCGATCCCGAATATGCATGTCTCCCTGGATGCCTATCAGATCGACATTCGCGACCGTATCGTGATCGGTGGCGTCTATGGTGGTGCCAAGGCCATTCAGGCGATGGAACTGTCGGGTCTCTTCTTTCCCTCCACGTCGGCGACCGCCACGGCACAGTATGAGACGAACGGTGCATCGACGCGCACGCGCGGCATGGACGTCACGGCCACCTACCTGACCAATCTGGGCCGATATGGAAGAATCAACTGGGACGCGGCGGTCAATTTCAACCAGACCAACGTCCGTTCCGTCGGCACCGACCTGAACGGGAACACGCTGCTGAACGCGCAGCAGAGGTCGTTCCTGACCTCGTACATGCCGCGCAACAAGCTGATCTTCGGCGGCCGCTGGACCTGGGGAAAGCTGGATTTCTCGGTGCACGAAACCCGCTACGGACGCACGACGTCGAACAATACCTATTGGAACGACGTGCCGGCTTCCATGGTCAATTCGGTCACGCAGTTCCTGCGCTGGGTCCAGACGCCGCGCTTTCAGACCGACCTTGCGATAGGCTATCAGGTGACGCCGCGCCTGCACGCCACGTTGGGCGCCAACAATGTCGGCAACGCCTATCCCCGCAAGCTTCCGTACGCGGTGCAATATCTCGGATCCGAAATCTATAACATGGATGTTCAGCAGATGGGTCTGTTCGGCGGCTATTACTACATGCAACTGGACCTCTCCCTCTGA
- a CDS encoding FAD-binding oxidoreductase — translation MLLKRRHLLMGLAGTAAPTALAASPRKSVVVVGAGIIGASVSYHLASYGADVTIIDRAGPGQETTAKSFAWLNAFNKKPYSYYTLNMLGILGWRRLQQEIGNDLAIQWGGGVSWHADEQNAVEETLDIIRRLEGWGYPIRRIGKAEVEARLPGVRTGSCAIAWKSDIDGTVDPVAAAKALVAAAAGKGARLAMGTNVLALDRTGGHVTGVQTSKGLIRADHVVLCMGNDTPAMAATAGLKTPLKESRGVLAHTEPLRPLFGQVIMPPGCDIKQNPDGRLVTGSNFGDSGDTPADAATGARFLAQVRKFFPHLPPMPLEFMTLGHRVLPVDGHPIVGASASDPNVYAAVMHSGMTQAPIMGQCIAMEVLNGVPVDWLSDYRPSRFA, via the coding sequence ATGCTTTTAAAGAGACGACACCTGCTGATGGGCCTTGCCGGCACGGCGGCACCCACGGCCCTGGCCGCGTCGCCCCGCAAATCGGTGGTCGTCGTGGGAGCCGGCATCATCGGCGCATCGGTCAGCTATCACCTTGCCTCCTACGGTGCCGACGTCACGATTATCGACCGTGCCGGCCCGGGGCAGGAAACCACGGCCAAATCCTTTGCCTGGCTGAACGCGTTCAACAAGAAACCCTATTCCTATTATACATTGAACATGCTCGGCATCCTGGGCTGGCGTCGCCTCCAGCAGGAGATCGGCAACGACCTCGCCATCCAGTGGGGCGGTGGCGTCTCGTGGCACGCCGACGAGCAGAATGCCGTGGAAGAAACGCTGGACATCATTCGCCGGCTCGAAGGCTGGGGTTATCCCATCCGCAGGATCGGCAAGGCGGAGGTCGAGGCCCGGTTGCCGGGCGTTCGCACCGGGTCGTGCGCCATTGCCTGGAAATCCGACATCGACGGGACGGTGGACCCGGTCGCCGCGGCAAAGGCCCTGGTCGCGGCCGCGGCCGGAAAGGGCGCGCGCCTGGCCATGGGCACGAACGTGCTGGCGCTTGACCGGACGGGCGGGCATGTAACGGGCGTGCAGACAAGCAAGGGCCTGATCCGTGCGGATCACGTCGTGCTCTGCATGGGCAATGATACACCGGCGATGGCGGCAACGGCCGGGTTGAAGACCCCCCTCAAGGAATCAAGAGGTGTCCTGGCCCATACCGAGCCGCTTCGCCCCCTTTTCGGACAGGTCATCATGCCGCCGGGCTGCGACATCAAGCAGAATCCCGATGGACGCCTTGTCACCGGCTCCAATTTCGGCGACAGCGGCGATACGCCGGCCGACGCCGCCACGGGGGCGAGATTCCTGGCGCAGGTCCGAAAGTTCTTCCCCCACTTGCCCCCCATGCCGCTCGAATTCATGACCCTGGGTCACAGGGTCCTGCCGGTCGACGGGCACCCTATCGTCGGCGCTTCGGCCAGCGATCCGAACGTCTACGCCGCCGTCATGCACAGCGGCATGACGCAGGCGCCGATCATGGGGCAGTGCATCGCGATGGAGGTCCTGAACGGTGTTCCCGTCGACTGGCTCTCCGATTATCGGCCCAGCCGGTTCGCGTGA
- a CDS encoding metallophosphoesterase has product MRVIIFGLLLSIVILNWLWPLPLPLAVKVLVAVCVIVASQYQFWSRLSSGSVFAPEFPKPLIILFNWAVGTVLFLTLLQLALDCGVLVIALVTWQPVHIGAEARIAVGGVAALLAATGVVNALRVPPVRDEIVVIRGLSPLFDGYRLLQLSDLHITRLFSAKWAARVVARANAAGADLIVVTGDFIDGSVDMRRADIAPLARLRAPDGVLAAPGNHEYFFDYADWMRHLSALGFDVLENQHRIITRGTASLVIAGVTDRSAHRHGHTVPDLDAALDGSPRDAPVVLLDHQPGDAPAAAARGVALQLSGHTHGGMILGLDRLVARGNNGFVSGRYEVAGMTLYVSNGTGLWPGFALRLGVPSEMTRFHLRAG; this is encoded by the coding sequence TTGCGCGTCATTATTTTCGGCCTGCTCCTGTCGATCGTGATCCTGAACTGGTTATGGCCGCTGCCTCTTCCCCTGGCCGTGAAAGTCCTGGTGGCCGTCTGCGTCATCGTGGCGTCGCAATACCAGTTCTGGAGCAGGCTCTCCTCGGGCTCGGTGTTCGCGCCGGAGTTCCCGAAGCCGCTCATCATCCTGTTCAACTGGGCGGTCGGGACGGTCCTGTTTCTCACGCTGCTCCAGCTCGCGCTCGATTGCGGCGTGTTGGTGATCGCGCTGGTGACATGGCAGCCGGTTCATATCGGCGCGGAAGCCCGCATTGCGGTGGGTGGAGTGGCCGCGCTGCTGGCGGCAACCGGCGTCGTCAATGCGCTGCGGGTGCCGCCCGTCAGGGACGAGATCGTCGTCATACGCGGATTGTCCCCGCTGTTCGACGGATATCGGCTGCTCCAGTTGAGTGATCTGCATATCACGCGGCTCTTCTCTGCGAAATGGGCCGCCCGTGTCGTGGCGCGGGCCAACGCGGCGGGCGCCGACCTGATCGTCGTGACCGGGGATTTCATCGACGGATCAGTGGATATGCGCCGCGCCGACATCGCGCCGCTTGCGCGGCTGCGTGCGCCGGACGGCGTTCTGGCCGCTCCGGGCAACCATGAATATTTTTTCGACTATGCGGACTGGATGCGCCATCTGTCGGCGCTGGGTTTCGATGTGCTGGAAAACCAGCACAGGATCATCACGCGCGGGACGGCGTCTCTGGTGATCGCCGGGGTGACCGATCGTTCCGCACACAGGCACGGGCATACGGTCCCGGATCTCGACGCGGCGCTGGACGGGAGCCCTCGGGATGCGCCGGTCGTGCTGCTCGATCATCAGCCCGGCGACGCCCCCGCTGCGGCCGCCCGCGGCGTGGCGCTTCAGCTCTCGGGCCATACGCATGGCGGGATGATCCTCGGCCTCGACCGACTCGTCGCGCGCGGCAATAACGGTTTCGTCTCCGGGCGTTATGAGGTGGCCGGCATGACGCTTTATGTCAGTAACGGGACCGGTCTCTGGCCCGGCTTCGCACTCCGTCTGGGCGTGCCGTCCGAAATGACGCGGTTTCATCTGCGGGCCGGATAG